A region of the Fulvia fulva chromosome 7, complete sequence genome:
AGCGCTACCTGAAAGCCGGCTCTCAATCAAGTGCAAGTATGCGAGGTCAAATTTCTTGAGCTCTTCGATGATGTAGTTGAACTGAGGGACGGGCTCTTTCATGAGCATGCCTTGGAAGTTACCCCATGGCGAGAGACGCATGCCGACTTTCTTGCTATCACCTGCCGCTTCGACGACCGCTTTGGTGACTGCGAGGCCGAAGCGGGCACGCTTTTCGATGCTGCCGCCCCATGCGTCTTGGCGTTGATTGCTGACGTCTTGCCAGAATTGATCGATGAGGTAGCCGTTGGCGCCTGTCTCGTCAGCGATACGGTTCATCTAAGCTGGGCGATGCTTACCATGAATCTCTACACCATCAAAGCCAGCTTTGATAGCGTTTCTGGTGGCGTGTGCATAATCTTTGATGAAGCTCTGGATCTCATCCTCTGTCATCTCGTCTGGCACAACCGTTGGCTCACCAAGCCCCGTCTGCGAAGCGATTGCACTGATCGCACTAGCACTTCGAACACGGAAACCCTGTGGAGCCAGGACCTTCTCCTGTGCAACGCGCCCCAGCGCCCATAGTTGTAGGTAGATATACGAGCCTTTCCGATGGACAGCATCGACAATGTCTTTCCAGCCAGCGACCTGAGACTCAGTCCAGATTCCTGGAATGTTTGGGTAGCCTCCAGCCTGTGGAGATATAAAAGTCGCTTCTGTGACGAGTAAGGTTCCTGGGACTGATGCTCGCTGCTCATAATATGCCTTGGCATACTCGCTGGGGTTGTTATCCTTGTCTGCTCTGAACCTGGTCAATGGTGCCATAGGCAGGCGGTTCTTGAGCGTGATGCTACCGACTTTGATCGGCTTAAAGAGGCGGTCTGCCATGATCACTGGGATTTCGAAGTGATCTTGCTGGGGTGAAGTTGTCTGTGAACGGGATAAGAGATGCGACCTTGCCTTCAGAATACTGCCCAATGAGGAGAAGAGGCTGATGCCGAGGAAGTGCAGAAGGTAGCTCTTGGAGCAAATTCAGCGTTGGGGGTCATCTCTGCTGCTTGTTGTGAGCTTGTTACCTTCGCGCGTGGTCCAGCACGCCATCACCGTCTACACGAGTGGGCGAACATACTCCACAAGACGATTACAAATCGTGAGTGAAGTGGGAAGGAACAGCCTCGGGAGAAAGGAGCCAGATCTGGCAGGTCCTTCAGTGCTTCGAATTCGATGCTTACATAAGCGCATTGATCAATGACGACCTTGATATCGCTCTGACATGCAGTCCCGTCTGCTGGTCAGGTCGCGCAAAGTACTGTTACTCCTCGTAAGATCATTCCTGTTGATGAATATATTCAAGCGACTGATGTCGTCGACCCCAGCCTCCGGCAAGCTCAACCCTCGCAACTTCCCCAGGCCACCACTCTGCGAGCGGACACCCCGGCACCTCGAGATCAAATGGGGAGGTCAAACGATAGCTGAAACGAAGGAAGCCTACTGGGTCCTCGAAACGTATCATCCGCCGACATACTACCTCCCTCCGTCATCCCTCAAGATCCCACTCTCGAAGAACAGCCACGGCTCGTACTGTGAATGGAAGGGTCGGGCATCATACTACGACGCAACGAACCCGAGCACAAGTGAAGTGGTGAAGAACCGTATCTGGTCGTACGATGATCCGACGGGTGGCTTTCAAGAGATCAAGGATTACTTGAGCTTCTATGCCGGGCCTTGGGACTGCTATGTAGACGGCGAGCTGGTTATACCGCAGCCGGGAGACTTTTATGGTGGATGGACAAGTTCAGATGTCGATACAAGCCATGTGAAAGGGGCGCCGGGGACGCGGCATTGGTAGTTGACGAGAAAGCCGTTGGGCAGTATGCATCCTTGTGCAACAGACCAGAAGATGGCACGTGTGACGAATAATGGGATTGAAAAGCTGGAGAAGTAGTTGGTAAGAAATATCGAATCACTGTGAGGCAGTCCGCTGTATCGTGAACATGATGGCAAACGGGCAGAAGGTGAAGTGAGATCATCGCGGTGGTCAGGGCGTCCAGGGACGCGACTGCTGCCTTCTCACAATGCTCATTCTCGATTCAAGCACATCATCTTTGCAGCAGACACCAGACATTCTGCCGATCCCACGCGTAGAGACGATGAGCCAGCGCAAACTCACTACGACAGGGCCACTGTAAGTTTAGCTGCTGGCGTAATGGTTTCACTTGCTCACCAAATTCAGCGAGCTGGCGCCAGCGAAGTGGCTGCCACCACGACCCAAGCCTGACACACCAGACCTCTTCACGGCACTCCCACCGGAGCTTCGGAACTATATCCATGAGCTGGTGTTGCCAGCAGGCCAGTACTACTGGATGCACGGTGGATTCAGCACACAGAGCAACGATGAGGAGCCCTCAATGCTACGCACCAGCAAGCAGATCCGAGCAGAGGCAAGCGCGATGTACTACGCTAGTAACGAGTTCAGGTTCAACATGCTGCTAGGTGGTGAGCGGTTTGCAAGGTATGTTACTGGGCGCAGTGAGCATAAGAGCAAGGGATGAGGCATGGTCATCATCGAAGTTGAAGGAACGCTTCGACGCCTTTGTGAAGTTTGTGTCAACAAGGGCCACGTCGAAGACCAAGCTGGAACGAGTAAAATGGCCTGCCACGTTCTAACCAAGACCTGTCTGGATTTGCGCAGGCGGGAGTCGTTCTGCGAACCAGGAGTATAGGTGGTCAATCTGCGACGGAGGGACAGGACGGGCGTTGGGATGAGCCTACTACGAGACTCGCGCGAGTCACAATGGTTACTGCCATATTGCTACAAAAATATACACATCTTCCAATACTATTATTGCTTCTAAGGTGACCACCAGCTCCGTACGTACTGGCCAAAACGACATTACCGTGAGCATGTGGCAACATTTGATGCGATGGCATCCCACGAGAGGAAGACCATGCCACAGCATCTCGAGCCTCCGCTGGCGATGTAACACTAGACAGTGGTCTCCTTCCCCACCCCATTACCCAGCCCCTCACCCCCAACACCCGGCGCCGCAACCCCCCGCTCCTCAGCCTTCTCCTGATGCACATCAACCCCCTTCACATCCCCCTCCTCACCCACAACCTCCGTCCCCGCCTCCTTCCTAATCCTCGCAATCTCCTCCGGCGGCGGCGCCTCCCACTTGGAACTATTCCACGGCAACACATTACTCAAATACATCGTATCGATCTCCTCCAGCGTGCGTCCCTGCCCCTCCATTACGAAGAAGTAGATGATCAACCCGCCGAGGACGTTGCAGCCGGCGAAAACGTAGCCGTAGCGGAAGTCGATGGCGGAGGTGATGAAAGGGGTGAAGAAGGCGAGGAGGAAGTTCCAGAGCCAGTTGGACGCGGTGGAGAGGGCCATGCCTTTGGCGCGGTAGCGGGAGGGGTAGAGTTCGCCGCAGATTGTCCTGGTGGGTGAGGTTAGCGGGGATATATACACCAAGGCCTGCTAAGAGGAAGAGTACGTACCATATCATAGGACCCCAAGTCGTCGCGAATCCGAAAATGAAGAATGCAGCCATGACGATCATGGCTGTTGCGGCGGATTCCGTGTTGCTTGGATCATCGCGGTCGAGACTGAAGTGGCCGATGCTGGCGAATATTAAAAACATTATGAACATCCAGGTGGAACCGACGATGAGGGACTTGCGGCGACCATAGTGTTCGACGATGTAGAGGCCGTAGAAGGTTGTGCCGAAGTTGATGCCGTTGAGGATCATCTGTGTGACGAACGAATTGTTGATGCCGGTGCCTTGGAAGATTACGGTGCCTGAGGAGAGGTGTGTTAGCGGCGTTGTCTTGGGGGAGGGTGGAAGGCTTGAGGGGCTTACCGTAGTAGAAGAAGTAGTTGGCACCGGTCAGCTATGAGATGGTCAGCTCTGTCGACAGTACCCGTCTTCCAGCCAGCACACACCTGCTGAAACATCTGCAACCCCACCCCAAGCAAAATCCTATACGCCATCTTCGGCGCAAACATCATGCGATACCACTCCTGCACCGCCGAGCCCTGTTTAGCCTCCGCCCTTAACTTCTGTTCAATCTCCTCGAGCTCCACATGAATCGCATAATGGTTCTCCGGCGCGCCATAAACCCTCATCATCGTAGCCTTGGCATCCTCGATTTTGCCCTGGCGGTACTGGAATCGGGGAGTCTCCGGGAAGGCGAGGATTCCGACGCCGAGGATCACGGCCCAAATGTAGCCGACACCCATGGGGATGCGCCAGGAGGCGGCGCTGAAGCGTTGGTGCTCGTAGCAGCCGAAGTTTATGCAGGCGGCTAGGAAGATGCCGAAGGTGATGAAGAGCTGGGGAGTGTTAGTGGGGAGTGTTAGTGGGGGGTGGAGGGGGAGGGGGGAGGGGGGGCTTGCTTGGTAGCAGGAGATGAGAGCTCCTCTGATGTGGCGTGGGCCGGTCTCTGCCATGTCTACCGGACTGGTCAGAAACGTGCCAAAGCAGCGCAGGAAGGCATACTAACACATCGGCACTAAGAGCGATAGCCCTCCAACACTAAGTCCAGCAACCCAGCGTCCCATCATGACTTGATACCAATGGTCCGTAGCAGAAATCATGACAGTATTGCCGACACAAAAGACAACACACCAGACGACGATGGAGTACTTCCTACCGATGACGTCCGCAAGAGGACCGCCGATGAGGGCGCCGATCAGAGTACCGATGGATAGCATACCAACAATAAGGCCGGAGCGGACATTGCTGAAGTAGAACTCGCCAGCTCGTTCACCGGTCTGGTATTGTTGACCAAAGCGCTCGAGAAAATCAGGCATTGCCAGGAACCCAGATATCTGGCCAGTATCCTGCTCTTGTTAGTCACATCTCATGCAGCGTCGTGGACAGATCGTACATAGCCAAAGACTATCCACCCAGTAATTAGCACCTGCTCCCGCAATATACTTGGTCTTGAAAATTCACTCACTAAACCCTCCCATCGACACCAACACGGCCATAAAAAAGCTCGCACCCGTAACCCTCTTCAACGGCTCATAGCTCAGATTCGTCAAACTCTTCCTCCCATGCATCGACTGCGCATGCGTCGGGTCATAGACATCATAATTAACCCAAGTCGTAAGACCCAAACGCTTCTGTAGCCCAGGAGCTCGCAGGCTGCCAGTAAGTTTCGACATTGTGAAAAAGAGCCTGAGCCGAGGAGGTGGTGTCCCAGGAACAAGGTTTGAGCATTGTTAGAGAGTTCTTATAGAGCGGTCGTTGTGTCTGGCGGGGTGCTGCTGATGGTATCACACGAGGTGAGCCACGTGAGGGACATGCGAGCGGATGCGGACGGGAGTGGTGAGGGTCTGGGGTTGTGGGTGGTGATTGGTGATCTTGTGGAGGAATGGGGTGTTTGGAGGTCAGCTTCAGGTGGATGTAGCGTTCGGTCTCGCGTGATGTGCAGATATTGCATGTGCTCCGGGGAGGTGTTGGAGGATCGTGCTGGGAGGATGGGAGTAGATTAGAGTCAACTGTGCATACTTCCGGGCATTGCGGGACTCGATGTGACTCGTCGAACATTGACATTGTTCATACAGCATCCAACAGATCTGCATACTGCACTTCTCTTCCTGTATTGTTCAAAGGAGTCGTTCGAAGCTCTCGGCACGATTTGCCGGAATAGTCGCACTACGCCCGGATCTCGCGGAAGATGGCTGTCAGCTTCACCATCACTTGACGCAGTGACACAACTTGAAGATGCCCTCTATGTCGTCTGATTTGCGAGCCCGAGAGGCATGTAAGCTTCATTCTCCGTGTGGAGAGAGTCGGGCCTCCAGATCGTAAGGATGAGCTGACGTTGCAAAATCCTGGAGAAGCTTCGAGCTCGGTGGTAGGAGTGACTGATGACCCAGCACAATGATCACCACGAGCTTACACATCCTCATGCACTGTCGGTGCCCGCTGAATAGACTTTACCTTCTTCGTTGATTGCACAATATTCTTCTTCTCCGGGTGTAGCTTCTCGTCCGCCCAGCGGTATAGTCTCTTCTCGTGCTCATAAAGCAGACCCGTGGCAAAGATGATGGTCAGAGGGATACTAGCCGCCCAGAACACCCAGTGCTTTGCTTGACCAGGCCGATAACGATCACTCATCGAGAAGATGGACGCTACCAACGTCAACGGGAAGATGATTGACGCGAATAGGCTCAACCTCAGCCCTTGTTCTCCATCTTGAATACTCTTGTAGGCGGCATGGAGACTCGCGATCTCGTTGGCAAtggtagtaaggtcatcgACCCGATCGCGAAAAGGCCTCAGTCGAGCAGATATCGTCAAGAAGTCCTTCTGTGCATCGGCAAGTGCTCGGGGCAGGTCGCGGTCAACTGTCTCGTCGCCAAGCTGCATACCCAGCCGCTCCATGTTGAGCGTGATGACACGTTCGAAGTGGCTCATCTGCCGCCGCATATAATTGATGTCCTTCGTGGCGACAGAGATGTTCCCGAGATCCTCCTTGAAGCTGGTAAGTGTCGACTTGGCGTTGAAGTTGGCTTCATGGTCGTCCGAAAACCACTCTCCGTTTGCCACGCCATAAGCAATGAGATCCAGCTGGTGACTCCAGTATTGAGCGACGAATTTGATCATGAAGCAGGCTGCATTGATAGGGCGCTTCTGCGCGGCATCAAGCAATGTCGTGTCAGTGCATGTGGTCCAGTAGTGCACCAGCTCGTCGAAAGGGGATGCCATGTTTCGCTTCTGGACCACATCGGCATCGAGGCTCGGTGGCACTAACGAAGGACATCCGCCGTGGTATGGGGTGCTATTGTGGCGAGTCTCAATCACTTCTGCTTCGCGCGGGTTCCATCCGCGCGACTCCCAGAGTGCCTTCCGAGTCTGATACAGCTCTGGATCCTCAAGCATCAAGCAGGTAGGAGCACACGTTTTCGTTGGCCTGCCATCTTTCGCTACGTCTTCACGTGTCTTCTCGCGTATATGCTTGGTTTCGTTGTGCTTTTGGCACTCGCTGCAAGAGTCCAGCGGAGGATCGACCAGAATCACAGCTGCTAACATTAGTACAGTGATGATGAATCGAAGCAAGCAATTTACCATCCCAGCCATCTGGAGAGTGTTCATCGATCGTGTCATGAGATGCCCAGAAGCTGGCACACCGACGTATGAAGGCATGTCGTTTGTCGGGCACGATACTTGGCAGATCCACATCTCGCCACCGCTCAATCTTGCGCCTGTTGATGGCGTGTGTCATCTGATTCTTCTGGGTCAGAATGGCGTCTTCGTCGTCTAGAGTCCTGATCTCGTAGTATCGTAGAGGCAGAAACGTCGCTGGAGTCCGCATGGAGGGAAGTGCACGATGAGGTATCGAATTAGAGTCGACAAAGTTCCACGTGTTCATCTGTTCCGACAAGATCAGGGGGTTGATTTTCAAGTGCCATCCTAGGACATCGAGAAACTCCGGCTCCATATCTTCGAGGATGTATAGCCGTCGGCGTGCGACCTTTGCGGCGCCAGCATTGGGATGGGTTGTAGCTCCGCCATTCGTTTGCGATGCATCGTCATCACGCGTGGCTCCAAGCTTTACATCGTTGCTCTCGATCTTGACTTCAGGATTGTCGTTGAAGTATGTCCTTAGTTCTCCTGGTGTCTGAAAAGTCTTTTCCTTTACGCAATTCTTGTGGAAGTCGAGTACAGCACACCTGCCAGGTGTGTGGGAAGATGGTACAGCATCGTACCTGGCGTAACGATCTGTAACCAGAGATCTGCCGTTGTCCTTGACATTGGTCAATTTGTTCAGCAGAGACCGCAGTGCAGGATATACGGGCTGCAGAGCTCTCAAACGATCCAGATAGGAATGTTGTTTCCAATCAAAGGAATCCAAAGAACTGTTCCGGGAAAGTGGCTGCTCTGGTGGTGAATTCAGCGCCATCGAGACTCGAGAAATTCGCCGCCAAGTATTCTCGCTGGAGAATCAGTGTTGCAGCAACAAGTAGAGGAAAGTGGATGAAGTTGAAAGGAAGTATACCATCACCAGTGACCACGGAGGATGTAACCTATTTGACCACTGCCTGCCTAGCTGAACGCCCTCCTACCCCGTGCGCTCAGCCGCAGATACATGCAGGAAACATAGTTAGCGAGGCCGTGGCTCGCCAGTCACTGGAGGATGGTGCACAGCGTGAAGCTGCAAGACACGAAGACTGTATTTTGAAGATGTCAATGTTCAACACACCCACCAGGAGAGATCTGGTCAAATGGTACTGTACTGTGCTGTTGCCGTGCGGGAAATGGCGGACCGTCTCGTCTCGTCCCGGAAGTTTCCGCCGTGGTCAACAGACGAGGACAAAGATGCTTGGATGGATGTGGCGGTGTGTAGCCACACTCCCGTGGCGAGGATTTCAGGGCGTTCTGCACCAAGCGAGGCAGACGAGCCATCAGCAACTCTTTGCTGCATATCGTAGCATTCTCTGTTCTGTTATCTGGCGCATCAGTTCAACACGGAGAGCATGCGGCCAAGGCAAACGTTGTTCTCGCGAGCCTTTCTACTCCATCTGATGCGCAGGGGCTGCGAGACCCTGATGCGCAAACGAACACATATATGCTACGTTGAAGCCATCGGGCTCCGTATGGAAGAGTGCTGATGAGCCCGAAAATGGTGTAATAACACTGCGTTCCGGAATGGTTCGATGGCAAAGGTTGAGATGGGTGGCAGTGGCGGTAGAACTACTCAGCGTGGGTGAGAGAATCGTAAGATCTCATTCGGGAGTGGCAGACCCTGACCAACGAATGTCCTATGGCGTGAACTTAACCCTGCTGTTCCTGCATTACGATTGCGAAAATAATGATGAGCCCATTGTAGAGAGCTGCCGTACTTTCTGCTCTCACACTCCTCACTCCTCACTCACACTCCTCACCTCCGCAAGTAATTGTTCTTGCTTCTTTGTCCAACCTCCCCGACGAATCCGCCTACACATTGTTCTCACAGGACGAAATCTTCCCCTCCACGCGACCACACTCCCACTTCGCGTACCAAAGCACCACACCGCCCAACATGGACAGGCCGCAGAACGTTGGTATCAAGGCTATTGAGCTGTACTTTCCCACACAAGTAAGCATAACATGCGTGAGCGATATGGCAACACTGCTAACATTCGCAGTGTGTCGACCAGACCGAGCTTGAGAAGTTCGACGGTGTCAGCGCTGGAAAGTACACAATTGGTCTTGGACAGACCAAGATGAGCTTCTGTGACGATCGCGAAGGTTAGAACTCGACATGGCAGCCTGCAGAAACGGCAGAGCAAGACTGACCCATGGGCAGACATCTACTCCCTGTGCCTCACAACCGTTACCTCCCTCCTCAAGAAGTATGAGATCGACCCAAAGAACATTGGTAGGCTCGAAGTTGGCACAGAGACGCTCCTTGACAAGTCGAAATCGGTCAAGACTGTCCTTATGCAGCTTTTCGAGCCCCACGGCAACACGAACATCGAGGGTGTGGACACAGTCAACGCCTGCTATGGTGGAACCAACGCGCTTTTTAACACAATCAACTGGATGGAGTCCTCGGCA
Encoded here:
- a CDS encoding NADP-dependent oxidoreductase, which produces MADRLFKPIKVGSITLKNRLPMAPLTRFRADKDNNPSEYAKAYYEQRASVPGTLLVTEATFISPQAGGYPNIPGIWTESQVAGWKDIVDAVHRKGSYIYLQLWALGRVAQEKVLAPQGFRVRSASAISAIASQTGLGEPTVVPDEMTEDEIQSFIKDYAHATRNAIKAGFDGVEIHGANGYLIDQFWQDVSNQRQDAWGGSIEKRARFGLAVTKAVVEAAGDSKKVGMRLSPWGNFQGMLMKEPVPQFNYIIEELKKFDLAYLHLIESRLSGSAADGVYHDESGTVELDPFIKTWGSNEPLILAGGYTPDKAKKVVGEMYTSDNILIAFGRYFISTPDLPYRLQHGIELNKWDRPTFYKPGPGGYTDYPFSEEFLKQAQQESRL
- a CDS encoding High-affinity fructose transporter; amino-acid sequence: MPDFLERFGQQYQTGERAGEFYFSNVRSGLIVGMLSIGTLIGALIGGPLADVIGRKYSIVVWCVVFCVGNTVMISATDHWYQVMMGRWVAGLSVGGLSLLVPMYMAETGPRHIRGALISCYQASPPSPLPLHPPLTLPTNTPQLFITFGIFLAACINFGCYEHQRFSAASWRIPMGVGYIWAVILGVGILAFPETPRFQYRQGKIEDAKATMMRVYGAPENHYAIHVELEEIEQKLRAEAKQGSAVQEWYRMMFAPKMAYRILLGVGLQMFQQLTGANYFFYYGTVIFQGTGINNSFVTQMILNGINFGTTFYGLYIVEHYGRRKSLIVGSTWMFIMFLIFASIGHFSLDRDDPSNTESAATAMIVMAAFFIFGFATTWGPMIWTICGELYPSRYRAKGMALSTASNWLWNFLLAFFTPFITSAIDFRYGYVFAGCNVLGGLIIYFFVMEGQGRTLEEIDTMYLSNVLPWNSSKWEAPPPEEIARIRKEAGTEVVGEEGDVKGVDVHQEKAEERGVAAPGVGGEGLGNGVGKETTV